Below is a window of Thermodesulfobacteriota bacterium DNA.
AAGGAATCCATAGCGATATCAAGACCGCTTCTGAGATTTTCCTCCTCCTCATTCTTGGAAATCAGGTCTTCTTGATTTGTCAGGTCATCCACTAGAAAATCTAGGTGCGTAGATTCGTTGTTTGCTGTCAGCTCAGCATCTAGCGACAGGTCTTTTGTACCAATTCTCTGGTCCATCTCAACTACTGCTTCATCCGATACGCCTAGTTCTTCTGCGAGGTTTTTGTATTCGTCTGGACTGAGGATTTCTTCAGTATAATCCATTTTTTGTTTTGTCGAGCGAAGCTTATAGAAGAGCTTTCTCTGCGCCTGGTTGGTTCCAATCTTGACCAGACTCCAGGACTTGATAACGAAGTTCTGGATATAGGCCCTTATCCACCAGACGGCATATGAGATGAGTCGATAACCCTTGGTCGGGTCGAACCCTTTTACGGCATGCATCAGCCCGATGTTCCCCTCCTGGATCAGATCCATCGGGTTTAATCCATAGTTTTTATAGGTGTTTGCTATTCGCACAACAAATTTGAGATTTGAGGTAATGAGTTTCCTCGCGGCTTCAAGATCGCCGTACTTTTTATAACGAATCGCAAGCTCATATTCTTCTTCTCGACTGATGATGGGGTAGTTGCTTAACTCCGCAAGATATCGCTCTAAAGAGGTTGTATGAGCGGGAAGTGACTTTTTTAAATTTTCCTTTTCTTTGATATCTTCGTTAACTTCGGCCATGTTTTCCCGGTCGACTGCCTTTTGTTATAAAGCAACTAATTATAACCGAGTTTAGTAGAACTCCATAATCTTTGCGTAGCAACAAATACCCTTCGAACACACCTGCAAAGGCCTTGCCAGCGACACTCATCGGCTGTCAGATCGTGCGAACGGGGACCGGTAACCCACTTCCCCCTTTTAGGGGGAAGACTAAGAAGGGGGTGTTTGCTTTAAATGTAGCGGACATCTATTTTCTCTTTTCGACTATACTGAGGCCTCACGGCCGATT
It encodes the following:
- the rpoH gene encoding RNA polymerase sigma factor RpoH; amino-acid sequence: MAEVNEDIKEKENLKKSLPAHTTSLERYLAELSNYPIISREEEYELAIRYKKYGDLEAARKLITSNLKFVVRIANTYKNYGLNPMDLIQEGNIGLMHAVKGFDPTKGYRLISYAVWWIRAYIQNFVIKSWSLVKIGTNQAQRKLFYKLRSTKQKMDYTEEILSPDEYKNLAEELGVSDEAVVEMDQRIGTKDLSLDAELTANNESTHLDFLVDDLTNQEDLISKNEEEENLRSGLDIAMDSLKDRERYIIKSRILSENPLTLEELGSELNISRERVRQIESSALQKIKTILEKKGVTK